One segment of Pasteurella skyensis DNA contains the following:
- a CDS encoding penicillin-binding protein activator, which produces MLNTILVQKRTLKQKMRTILLPIVMSLFLSACTTGLSLFTNEVTESLRNEAYSSSEFYVNKLTLSLDPESRKSYRLLAIRQLLAENKIVEAKNMLAELSPTLNEIQQIEYQLVTAKLMIMENKKVQADQALKLLPLSQLSRVQMKRYYKILVKIAEKNKNIVEAVRTSILLDGYLVDTKEHQLNNNNIWALLRRANKGMLSATRAKAGETTLAGWLSLIQLYNDNLSTPETLVQAINSWKALYPSHSAAILLPTELKAITSFQQTQFNHIALLLPLSGDLKFLGEIIQQGFDDARGMNELVSVNILDTNSESLNLIIQNAKVSGAQAVIGPLLKSKVDEMLHNTNIDGLSILALNATNNSRARAKVCYYGLSPEAEAYSAADKMRQDGVTQALVIAPNGDFGMRSANAFAARWRKVTNTDADVRYYDQAIDIVTNLQNIEYVEGQSIYFLGNADQLLEAKEALDSSEFANKFTIYTSSRSHSPNSNADFYTTMEGVKFSEIPLLSDRSSEQYKMASKVAKSDFSMMRLYAMGADAWTLINNFNELRQIPGFTISGLTGELKAGVNCHIERNMKWLKYSGSSVISDD; this is translated from the coding sequence ATGTTAAATACTATTCTAGTACAAAAACGTACATTAAAACAGAAAATGAGAACAATACTTTTACCAATAGTAATGTCTCTATTTTTATCTGCGTGTACGACAGGGCTCAGTCTGTTTACAAATGAAGTGACAGAATCGTTAAGAAATGAAGCTTATTCAAGTTCCGAATTTTATGTCAATAAACTTACTTTAAGTTTAGATCCAGAAAGCAGAAAGAGTTATCGCTTACTTGCTATTCGTCAATTGCTTGCTGAAAATAAAATAGTCGAAGCGAAAAATATGCTTGCAGAGCTTTCTCCAACATTAAATGAGATACAACAAATTGAATATCAATTAGTCACTGCAAAATTAATGATAATGGAAAATAAAAAAGTTCAAGCTGATCAAGCATTGAAGTTATTACCTTTATCTCAGCTTAGTCGTGTTCAAATGAAGCGTTATTACAAAATTCTCGTTAAAATAGCTGAAAAAAATAAAAATATTGTAGAGGCTGTAAGAACAAGTATTTTACTTGATGGATATTTGGTTGATACTAAAGAACATCAATTAAATAATAATAATATTTGGGCGCTATTAAGACGTGCTAATAAGGGTATGTTATCAGCAACCAGAGCAAAAGCGGGTGAAACAACACTTGCAGGCTGGTTATCACTTATTCAACTCTACAATGATAATCTTTCCACGCCAGAAACATTAGTGCAAGCTATTAATAGTTGGAAAGCTTTGTATCCGAGTCATAGTGCTGCAATATTATTACCAACAGAATTAAAAGCAATTACCTCTTTTCAACAAACACAATTTAATCATATTGCACTTTTATTACCTTTAAGTGGTGATTTGAAGTTTTTAGGAGAAATTATCCAGCAAGGATTTGATGATGCTAGAGGAATGAATGAACTTGTTAGTGTTAATATCTTAGATACGAACAGTGAATCACTAAACTTAATTATTCAAAACGCAAAAGTATCTGGTGCTCAAGCAGTTATTGGCCCATTGTTGAAATCTAAGGTAGATGAAATGCTACATAATACGAATATAGATGGATTAAGTATTCTAGCATTAAATGCAACCAATAATTCAAGAGCAAGAGCTAAAGTTTGTTATTATGGTTTATCTCCTGAAGCAGAAGCATATTCAGCTGCAGATAAAATGCGTCAAGATGGTGTGACTCAAGCGCTTGTTATTGCTCCAAATGGTGATTTTGGAATGCGTTCAGCGAATGCATTTGCCGCTCGATGGAGAAAGGTTACTAATACTGATGCGGATGTAAGATATTATGATCAAGCGATTGATATTGTCACTAATTTACAAAATATTGAGTATGTAGAAGGACAATCAATCTATTTCTTAGGAAATGCAGATCAACTATTAGAAGCTAAAGAGGCTTTAGATAGTTCAGAGTTTGCCAATAAATTCACGATTTATACCTCTTCACGTAGTCATTCACCTAATAGTAATGCCGATTTTTATACCACAATGGAAGGTGTAAAATTTAGTGAAATTCCATTACTTTCAGATAGATCTTCTGAACAGTATAAAATGGCGAGTAAAGTGGCTAAGAGTGATTTTTCAATGATGCGCTTATATGCAATGGGGGCAGATGCTTGGACATTAATCAATAATTTTAATGAGCTTCGCCAAATTCCAGGTTTTACGATTTCTGGACTGACGGGAGAACTAAAAGCAGGGGTGAATTGTCATATTGAGCGTAATATGAAATGGCTCAAATATAGTGGCAGTAGTGTAATTTCAGACGATTAA
- the rsmI gene encoding 16S rRNA (cytidine(1402)-2'-O)-methyltransferase, with protein MKNDHNHQQLGKLYIVATPIGNLNDITHRAITTLEQVDLVAAEDTRHSGLLLSHYGIKKPFFALHDHNEQQKATLLVEKLQKGLNIALISDAGTPLISDPGFHLVRECKQNGIQVIPIPGACAAITALSVAGIASNRFSFEGFLPAKTKARCDQLEALKDETRTLIFYESTHRILDTLDDMLKIWNDDRYVVIARELTKTWETIYGDTLPQLIEWLKAENNRTKGEIVLIIEGKSTKPQDDISPQAVKALTLLTKELPLKKSASIVADIFGYKKNTLYQYALEHLK; from the coding sequence ATGAAAAACGATCATAATCATCAACAATTGGGTAAATTATATATTGTTGCGACTCCAATTGGAAATCTCAATGATATTACTCATCGAGCCATTACAACCTTAGAGCAAGTTGATCTTGTTGCTGCTGAAGATACTCGCCATAGCGGATTACTGCTTAGTCACTATGGAATAAAAAAACCTTTTTTCGCATTACATGATCATAATGAGCAACAAAAAGCGACACTGTTAGTTGAAAAATTACAAAAAGGTTTAAATATTGCACTTATCTCAGATGCTGGTACTCCTCTTATTAGCGACCCTGGTTTTCATCTTGTCCGTGAATGTAAACAAAATGGTATTCAAGTTATTCCTATACCGGGTGCTTGTGCCGCTATTACTGCTTTAAGTGTTGCTGGTATTGCTTCAAATAGATTTAGTTTTGAAGGTTTTTTACCTGCCAAAACAAAAGCTCGTTGTGATCAACTTGAAGCCCTTAAAGATGAAACTCGAACATTAATTTTTTATGAATCTACTCATCGTATTTTAGATACGCTTGATGATATGCTCAAAATTTGGAATGATGATCGTTATGTGGTTATCGCTCGAGAACTGACTAAAACGTGGGAAACTATTTATGGCGACACCTTGCCACAACTTATTGAATGGTTAAAAGCTGAAAATAATCGAACTAAAGGCGAGATTGTTCTTATTATAGAAGGAAAATCAACAAAACCACAGGACGATATCTCTCCTCAAGCCGTTAAAGCACTCACATTGTTAACCAAAGAGCTACCTCTTAAAAAATCGGCATCTATCGTGGCAGATATTTTTGGCTACAAAAAAAATACCCTTTATCAATATGCTTTAGAACATTTAAAATAG
- a CDS encoding TolC family protein, translating into MLTIYTKKYLPLMGIFILVGCHHSQMQPKTQALDTPTAHSSVLINEKVDSTPTPLDVSKPVNFQQAVDYVLNHSDKLLAAQAGWQASQLQADALDLHKPLIRVSGMTGRYNIETDINTATLKDRLQNYGSLLSHSSDIGNLIKKIPELAPILKKGGAGLSQIPSNLHLQKQDTFSKASIIALLPLYTGGRIDAIQEFAQGRADSNATEIVTTKEELLKTLIKRYFQVQLAERVVKVREVALKSVKGHNHSAIRMQQLGMISKVQRLQATAALSDAEFQLDKAKDNLRLAQRALDSLLQGKNISTATTLFVKKHKLAPLSAFQTKAQAHYPIFAQIKAKRKQAKAMEQLSNAAWKPNIAAFGTYQLNKDHNWVVGINASWTLHNSVDRSKMQQAAKMTLTQIDAIYRQVEKDINLLVEKNWLAVDDTRQRYYSLAKEEKLAQQVLQLHRAGFKEGINTVIELNDAQAKLVKIQTERANVAYQYVIALAELLESTGNLHTFVDYIPTSLKH; encoded by the coding sequence ATGCTAACAATCTATACAAAAAAATATTTACCGTTAATGGGAATTTTTATATTAGTTGGGTGCCATCATTCTCAAATGCAACCAAAAACACAAGCATTAGATACACCTACAGCTCACTCTTCAGTGTTAATTAATGAGAAAGTAGATTCCACACCAACACCATTAGACGTATCAAAACCTGTTAATTTTCAGCAAGCTGTTGATTATGTATTAAATCATTCAGATAAACTGTTAGCGGCTCAAGCAGGTTGGCAAGCCAGTCAACTACAAGCAGATGCTCTAGATTTACACAAACCCTTAATCAGAGTAAGTGGTATGACTGGACGTTATAATATAGAAACAGATATTAATACAGCTACACTAAAAGATCGTTTGCAGAATTATGGTTCGTTATTGTCACACAGTAGTGATATAGGTAATTTAATCAAAAAAATACCTGAACTAGCGCCAATATTGAAAAAAGGTGGAGCAGGATTATCTCAAATTCCTTCCAATCTTCACTTACAAAAGCAAGATACTTTTTCCAAAGCCAGTATAATCGCATTATTACCACTTTATACAGGGGGGCGTATCGATGCTATTCAAGAATTTGCACAGGGGCGAGCCGATTCAAATGCAACTGAAATTGTCACAACTAAAGAAGAACTACTAAAAACCTTAATTAAACGTTATTTTCAAGTGCAATTAGCAGAACGAGTGGTTAAAGTACGAGAAGTTGCCTTAAAATCAGTTAAAGGACATAATCATTCTGCAATACGTATGCAACAACTAGGGATGATTTCAAAAGTACAGCGTTTGCAAGCAACCGCAGCACTCTCTGATGCTGAATTTCAATTAGATAAAGCCAAAGATAATTTACGCCTTGCACAGCGAGCATTAGATTCATTGTTACAAGGTAAAAATATTAGTACAGCAACAACATTATTTGTAAAAAAACACAAATTAGCACCGCTATCTGCATTCCAAACAAAAGCACAGGCACATTACCCAATATTTGCCCAAATTAAAGCTAAAAGAAAACAAGCAAAAGCAATGGAGCAATTAAGTAATGCTGCTTGGAAACCAAATATTGCCGCTTTTGGTACTTATCAACTTAATAAGGATCATAACTGGGTCGTTGGTATCAATGCAAGTTGGACCTTACACAATTCTGTAGATAGAAGCAAAATGCAACAAGCCGCCAAAATGACATTGACCCAAATTGACGCTATTTATCGTCAAGTCGAAAAAGACATTAATTTATTAGTAGAAAAAAACTGGCTTGCGGTTGATGACACTCGACAACGCTACTACTCTCTTGCAAAAGAAGAAAAATTAGCACAACAAGTACTTCAACTACATCGAGCTGGTTTTAAAGAGGGTATCAATACAGTTATTGAATTAAATGATGCACAAGCAAAATTAGTTAAAATTCAAACTGAACGTGCTAATGTGGCTTATCAGTATGTGATAGCATTAGCAGAATTATTAGAATCAACGGGAAATCTACATACTTTTGTAGATTATATTCCAACAAGTTTAAAGCATTAA
- a CDS encoding HlyD family secretion protein: MKENTKKALKPILGLVILGLVIVFIICGYLKVSEPEPVVLQGQMEAHEVNIASKISGRIDKIYIQEGDKITKGSPILHFDSPEIAAKVAQAEAVRDAASSVANKAESGARTQEKEMAFKQMQRAKAGLDVMKKTWKRVKTLAKEGLLSQQKADEVKAKYLSSQKLYEIAKAQYEMAQEGARKEDISAAKAKARQGQAVFDEALVAKDETQLKSPVDGEVAEIVPNVGEIIAKGVPVVTVVNLQDQRLELNVREDYLKHFAINQTFEGVIPALDNLKVTFKVYASSVLPDFATWRPTRTDQGFDMRTFLVKSHPEKPIEKMRPGMSVLVELPRGE; the protein is encoded by the coding sequence ATGAAAGAAAACACTAAAAAAGCACTGAAACCTATTCTAGGATTAGTTATATTAGGTCTTGTTATTGTCTTCATTATTTGTGGATATTTAAAGGTCTCTGAGCCTGAACCTGTAGTATTACAGGGGCAAATGGAAGCCCACGAGGTAAATATTGCCAGTAAAATATCTGGACGTATTGATAAAATTTATATTCAAGAAGGCGATAAAATCACAAAAGGCTCACCAATTTTACATTTTGATAGCCCTGAGATTGCCGCCAAAGTTGCTCAAGCTGAAGCAGTTCGAGATGCAGCCTCTTCGGTAGCAAATAAAGCAGAATCAGGAGCAAGAACCCAAGAAAAAGAAATGGCTTTTAAGCAAATGCAACGTGCAAAAGCGGGTTTGGATGTAATGAAAAAAACGTGGAAAAGGGTGAAAACATTAGCAAAAGAAGGACTATTGAGCCAACAAAAAGCGGATGAAGTAAAAGCAAAATACCTCAGTTCACAAAAATTATACGAGATCGCAAAAGCACAATATGAAATGGCACAAGAAGGTGCAAGAAAAGAAGATATTTCAGCTGCAAAAGCTAAAGCTCGTCAAGGTCAAGCTGTATTTGATGAAGCCTTAGTGGCAAAAGATGAAACTCAATTGAAAAGCCCTGTTGATGGTGAAGTTGCAGAAATTGTGCCAAATGTAGGTGAGATTATTGCCAAAGGTGTACCTGTTGTCACAGTTGTGAATTTACAAGATCAACGTTTAGAGTTAAATGTCCGTGAAGATTACCTTAAACATTTTGCGATTAACCAAACTTTTGAAGGGGTTATTCCTGCACTGGATAATTTAAAGGTAACCTTTAAAGTCTATGCAAGTTCTGTTTTACCCGATTTTGCAACATGGAGACCAACTCGTACCGATCAAGGTTTTGATATGCGGACCTTCTTAGTAAAATCACACCCTGAAAAGCCGATCGAAAAAATGCGTCCAGGTATGAGTGTGTTAGTTGAGTTACCAAGAGGCGAATAA
- a CDS encoding ABC transporter permease: MLSLWRIFVRSAVWEWRIIQRHRVERVLLVLLPALTIGLIWYTFSASQVRNLPIGVIDKENTTLSRKLISMVNASPNVAVVKHFRDAQEMQHALRETQVYASIIIPENFSHRIHQLQPSPVTLVVNAQYGTHSGIIQSGVGSAIRTFSAGIELRLRTKMGMTKQQALDALIPIKPNVKMAFNQSLNYQQFLASTIIPALLHILATVVGVGVIGRELRHSTLGWWFAGVSKYDSEQVPRVLALFVALMGKLFWHSLIFCGWMTISIVLVTWHNSPPLANLCITILNGWLLMIISLWLGIVLTAMAMSNRMGLSNAGIITAPAFAFSGVTYPLVAMPKAAQIIATMLPLTHYLQSQIAQIQTQQSWHLGLSTSYNFIIALIILMILGTLFTTIALKRKHRWGMR, from the coding sequence ATGTTGAGTTTATGGCGTATCTTCGTACGTAGTGCGGTGTGGGAATGGCGGATTATTCAACGTCACCGTGTAGAGCGAGTATTGCTGGTTTTACTACCAGCACTAACTATTGGCTTAATTTGGTATACCTTCTCAGCCTCACAAGTACGTAATTTACCCATTGGTGTCATTGATAAAGAAAATACCACATTATCCAGAAAATTAATTTCAATGGTCAACGCATCTCCTAATGTTGCTGTAGTTAAACATTTTCGAGATGCTCAAGAAATGCAACACGCTTTACGAGAGACACAGGTTTATGCCTCTATAATTATTCCTGAGAATTTTTCTCATCGTATCCATCAACTCCAACCAAGTCCAGTTACCCTTGTAGTTAATGCTCAATACGGAACTCATTCAGGAATCATTCAATCTGGTGTTGGTAGTGCCATAAGGACTTTCTCAGCAGGAATTGAACTACGTCTACGCACCAAAATGGGAATGACGAAACAGCAGGCTCTTGATGCTCTGATTCCGATTAAACCCAATGTCAAAATGGCATTTAATCAATCTCTTAATTATCAACAGTTTTTGGCAAGTACCATTATTCCTGCTTTGTTACATATTTTAGCCACAGTAGTCGGAGTAGGCGTGATAGGGAGAGAATTACGTCATAGCACACTTGGTTGGTGGTTTGCTGGTGTATCCAAATACGACAGTGAGCAAGTTCCTCGTGTGTTAGCCCTCTTTGTTGCTTTAATGGGAAAGCTATTTTGGCATTCATTAATATTTTGTGGTTGGATGACCATTTCAATTGTACTGGTGACTTGGCATAATTCTCCTCCCCTTGCCAATTTATGTATCACTATATTGAATGGCTGGTTATTAATGATTATTTCTTTATGGCTTGGCATCGTCTTAACGGCAATGGCAATGTCTAACCGAATGGGTTTATCTAATGCGGGGATTATCACTGCTCCTGCATTTGCATTTTCAGGTGTAACCTATCCATTAGTGGCAATGCCTAAAGCTGCGCAAATTATTGCAACAATGTTACCGCTTACTCACTATTTACAATCACAAATTGCTCAAATCCAAACTCAACAAAGTTGGCATTTAGGATTATCAACCAGCTATAATTTTATCATTGCACTTATCATACTAATGATATTAGGAACACTATTTACAACTATCGCATTGAAACGTAAGCACCGTTGGGGAATGAGATAA
- a CDS encoding ABC transporter permease — MNTFFTAIKETFKSIFTDAGVLLLLIIAPVIYGLYYPLPYSTEIVRNVPVAIVDNAHDSLSRKMIRMITATPTVTAEVVSNERQAKQLLLEDKILALMVIPENLQRNVILGKPATVNMIGNGSYVLASKYAQQSMASAVLTLSAGVEIKKLLPFAKSYQKVTAIREPVPLQIQPLYNQTEGYGSYVVPAVAWLILQQTLLIACAMLVSTWYEKHNAYATATQWLGRLTTISLIHYIICLGYTGSMFSFWGYPSGANPIGNLLLIALFSPCVATLGCLLGLLIKDRERTMQILVFSALPMYFMSGFSWPADLLPTVLQYLRWIFPSTSVIQAGVSLNQLGGTVLENLHYFIALGIITWLGLAMLFWFGREKEH, encoded by the coding sequence ATGAATACCTTTTTTACAGCAATAAAAGAGACCTTTAAAAGTATTTTTACTGATGCAGGCGTATTATTACTGTTAATTATCGCCCCTGTTATTTATGGATTATATTATCCACTACCTTATAGCACAGAGATCGTTCGTAATGTTCCTGTTGCTATTGTCGATAATGCTCACGATAGTTTATCTCGTAAAATGATCCGAATGATTACAGCAACGCCAACAGTAACCGCAGAAGTTGTTAGCAATGAAAGACAAGCCAAACAGCTATTACTTGAAGATAAAATACTGGCATTAATGGTTATTCCTGAAAATTTACAACGCAATGTAATTTTAGGGAAACCAGCAACCGTCAATATGATAGGTAATGGAAGCTATGTTCTTGCCAGTAAATACGCACAACAATCAATGGCAAGTGCAGTACTCACTTTATCCGCAGGAGTGGAAATTAAAAAATTATTACCTTTTGCAAAAAGTTATCAAAAAGTGACCGCTATCAGAGAACCTGTACCATTACAAATTCAGCCTCTTTATAACCAAACAGAAGGTTATGGAAGTTATGTCGTACCAGCCGTTGCATGGTTGATTTTACAACAAACGTTATTGATTGCTTGTGCAATGTTAGTAAGTACTTGGTATGAAAAACACAACGCTTATGCAACCGCAACTCAATGGCTAGGGCGTTTAACCACGATTAGCTTAATTCATTACATTATTTGCTTAGGCTACACAGGCAGTATGTTTAGCTTCTGGGGATACCCATCAGGCGCAAATCCAATCGGAAATTTACTTCTCATTGCTCTATTTTCTCCTTGTGTTGCAACTTTGGGCTGTTTATTAGGACTACTTATCAAAGACCGTGAACGTACAATGCAAATTCTCGTCTTTTCTGCATTACCAATGTATTTTATGAGTGGTTTCTCGTGGCCAGCAGACTTATTGCCAACAGTATTACAATATCTACGTTGGATCTTCCCAAGTACCTCTGTCATTCAAGCAGGGGTGAGTTTGAATCAACTCGGTGGCACCGTACTTGAAAATCTACACTATTTTATTGCCTTAGGCATCATTACTTGGCTTGGTTTAGCAATGCTGTTTTGGTTTGGGAGAGAAAAAGAGCATTAA
- a CDS encoding LysE family transporter yields the protein MLLTLFFVQLAGLVSPGPDFFYISRRAASSNSRNAIFAAIGISLGVAFWAIVVIFGLGLLVKDVPFLNYLIMILGGSFLGYTGFKMVRVKENAQFDERAFTEKTSAKKEILDGFMINLANAKAVVFFSSILSGYTAQLVNIEDYFSVLAILFFSTLIYFSLVALLFSRQVICKFYAKYNRYIDNGSGLVFLFFGLNLIYNGLLFFV from the coding sequence ATGCTATTAACCCTTTTCTTTGTACAGCTAGCAGGATTAGTAAGCCCAGGTCCTGATTTTTTCTATATTAGTCGTCGAGCGGCGAGTAGTAATAGTCGTAATGCCATATTTGCGGCAATTGGTATCTCCTTAGGGGTGGCTTTTTGGGCAATTGTGGTTATTTTTGGCTTAGGACTTTTGGTCAAGGATGTGCCTTTTTTGAACTACCTTATTATGATTTTAGGGGGAAGTTTCTTAGGTTATACGGGTTTTAAAATGGTAAGGGTCAAAGAAAATGCTCAATTTGATGAAAGAGCTTTTACTGAAAAAACATCTGCAAAAAAAGAAATTTTAGATGGATTTATGATTAATCTTGCTAATGCAAAAGCGGTGGTTTTTTTTAGTAGTATATTATCTGGTTATACTGCACAACTTGTTAATATTGAAGATTATTTTTCAGTATTAGCCATTTTGTTTTTTAGTACTTTAATCTATTTTTCCCTCGTTGCACTATTATTCTCTCGTCAAGTTATTTGTAAATTTTATGCAAAATATAACCGCTATATTGATAATGGATCAGGGTTAGTTTTCCTATTTTTTGGGTTGAATTTGATTTATAACGGATTGCTGTTTTTTGTTTAG